From Punica granatum isolate Tunisia-2019 chromosome 1, ASM765513v2, whole genome shotgun sequence:
cgctctctctctcatgcaGATCTCAGAGTTCTGACGACCTCCATGGAAGCACGGGATCTGACCCAGAGCTGCAGACTTGACctatcttttttcttaatttctttaattttttttaaactgtATAGTggatattgaatttttattttatttctttgaattttctatttttttacattttaaattttttctacatttttattattttttggtatttttatttgaatttttcagatttCACCCCTCCATTAATGATGTGCGAGCTATGATTAGTTTACATGGCAATGGTGACACATAGGATGCGCCACGTCAAAACAATGCCGAACGGTGTGAGAGGGCAATTGATGGAATGCACTTGATTGAAACCaaattgaaacattttgtatcaaatcgttacgaaaaaaacattttgtaccacaTCGTTACATATtacaaactttttgtacctcCGGTGTAATTAACCTTTAATTTTGGGGTATACATAACTAAGCATCTCTGCCAATAGCAACGTTGCAATGCTACATCCATCTGTTACAATGAACAtgctttatataatataagcaTATGCTTCCATACATTAAAAGTATTTAAAGGGTACCACAAATATGTTCCTAGAAATTCTTACAAATGAATAGAACTTGTATGAGGAAAACTGGGACCCTTTGTACCGCATGCAAGGTATATCATACATTCAAGTTAATGTCTGCTTCATTGCCATTAGATACAAAACTAGATTATATTCGTTTTCCTATAAATGTCAAACAAAAGTGCGACAGTAAATTTAGCTCGAAGAAAACTCTAACAATTCTTTCCCAATAGAAATTTGGTGGAAGaagatttattaaaattttctccttaCACAAATTAATATCCTAATAGCCATGTGCTATTATCATGATTCCATCATAATCAACACTTTGAAATTCGTCATATGGGAGTTTGACAGAGTCTGCAATGTAGACCGAAACAAATAATTATGTACAATTGAtagtaataaaatataaagaaagatTTTCCAGGATGAATTACTAACTAAAGAGTCTTGTAACCATGAACATGACATGGCGCTACGCCCACTTTATGagcttaaataaaattacatgcataattaaaagataatttaaatGCCGtaggaagggaaaaaaaaaaaaaagaaaaaaggagcaAGCGTTGTAATAAAAATGCGTGGTACTTTTTACTGAAAAAATGTGTGCTATTTACTTGACAATCAACTATGTAAATAGTTTacctaaaaatattttttataacttttcaattaaaatcacaaaGTTATTAAACTGAAAGAGATAAAAATAATGCAATAGAGAACTCCGAATAAGGTACCTGCATACGCTGAGCAATGTGTATTCCATACCATGAATATTTGGTGATATTGTATGGCATGTACCATAACTGCTTATTTTTCCTCTAATAAATTGATcgcaaaagaaaaatggctTTATCAAAAGTGACAAATTGTTTTGCCCTTTTGTTAGCGGAAAACTCTTTGGAAATATTTGAGATAGTTAGTTGATTAATTATAACTGGATGATTCTATTTAAGAAATGCAATACTTGGTCcattgtattttaaaattaacttGATACTCGATGAAGAGTGCCCAATTCAAAAAGAAGgtaacttataaaaaaaaatatacactTAAAGAGAAGATTAAGATATAAAGGATCATTTTTAAGTAATGAATAAACAAAGAAAACTACATTGGAAAACAAATACCGGgtaaaaaagtgtaaaaaggAAGACAATGAAAACCCCTTAAGATTGACACAAAAAAATGGATCTCGTTATTAAAATTACATTAACAGATTAATAgatgattttaaaaatttacataGATAATTACAACATATATGCTTactttttaatatattcttttttcacTTGACGATCCGCATTCACATAGAACTTTTATCATTTCGAAGGAACGATTCCGCCTTGCATGTTGTTGGAGTTCAATCTCATCTTGAGGAGGAGAGAGATGCGGCCCTGAACTTGAAGAGTAAAAATCcctattaaatataaaatataaaataaagtaaaagtATTGTCTTTTCAGAAGACAATATTgtaacaataaaattaaaaaaaaaaagaagaagaacaaataTTTTGCAAGATAGAAGCATAAACAAACACATTCTTGCCAAATTATGATATTCTCTTTTTCAAGAGAAAATTAGTTATTACAATATTTAGGGACATTGGTAATAGCTTGATGATCTTTCACACCGTTATTATAATGTTGTAGCCTCTTAACTTACTCactaaacaaaattttcttttgtctctttttttattgacATACTCCCTGAACAATTTTCTTGGATGTTCCCTCTCAATTAACTGCCATATAAGAACTAGTGTTATCAGAATCAAACCGAATATCGAACCGGCCGAGGCATGGGTTCATgagtttatgggtccaacttGGGGTTCGGTGGGTTGGACCGcttgtttaattataaaataaataaatatttattattttaagaaaataatataaaatacaagaaaataaaatagtaataaaatTTCAGACGCTCTAACAGTGGAAGTAGCTCCAGATTTGGCAAAACCGCGAGCTTTACTATTCTATATGGAGACCTTAGCAACCAACAAGGATGGAGGTTCATGAAAGCTGCAGAATTTGGTTGACAAACATGATTTATAACTTATAAGACCACGGCAGCCTTAGCACACAAGTGTCTAATCTTCacaattcacacaactcacaTGTAAATCACAGTTCAACATCACAAGAGATAAATCACTATTGCTTCAAAAATCCAACAAGGACTAACTAATCAGTCAATATCATCAGCAATTCCATGCACTCCAATTTTCACCataatttccacaaatatTGTTTTCAGCAACCTCATCATTTGGGGTGGATTCTCTAGTAGATGGCAGAGGAGTGGGTGTGTTGCTGTTGATGGCACAAGCATAATTCATTGTCCAGCTAGCAGCCtataatgatgaaaaaaaaaatatttcaaactccacattaagaaaaaaagggcaATAAAGACCAATAAAGGGCGACTAAGCGATAGCTCGAAAGAGTAAAGACCAATAAAGGGCAGCATAAGCAAAACCAACCACCAATGCCTCAACATTCAGCAACAGCAAGTCACCGtgcatttcaattttcatttttagcaAAACCAACCAACCAATGCCTCAGCATTCAGCAATAGCAAGTCACCGTGCATTTCAAACTTCATTTTCAGCAAAACCAACCAACCAATGCCTCAACATTCAACAACAGCAAGTCACCgtgtattttaattttcattttcagctAAACCAACCAACCAATGCCTCAATTGGTCACCATAACCGCAAGCAAAGCTTACcacaattaaattaaatttggtCCAGTCACTGCAAGCAAAGGAGAAGCGGGAGAGGAATCTCGAACTGTTTCAGGAGTTGCCGCTCCATCATCTGGAGTCTAGACGCTAGAGTTTGGAGACTCTGGACTCTGCAATCACAGAAGCTGCCGCTCGAAAGAGAAGAGGAATCTTCTGAGACTCTTGACTCTGTCGCTCGAAGGAGAAGATGAAAGACTCTGGTCTGGACTCTACCgctcgaaggagaagaggaatcTTTTGGAGACTCTAGAGTTGACTCTACCGCTCGAAGGAGAAAAAGAATCTTGCGATGCTCAAGCTCGAAGCAGAAGAGCGAAGAGCGATGACTGATCACTGATTAAGATGAAATGACTACTAAGTTGAGGTGAGAAGAGCGAAGATGAATTGATGAAGAACAGAAGGAAGAAGACTAGGGTTTTCGATTCAACTCATGCAATTTCCGCTCGTTTTCCATTTCGGGTTGGGGGTTTCGGATCggatttcattaaaatttctGAACCCATGCAACCAGCCGATATGAGTTCCATGAGTTTATCTACAAACCGGCCGATTTTTTGGGTTCATCGGTTTTTTgtgcattttcgatttttaagcTAATCGGATTGAACAGAGGTCCGGTTTTTTATCTGACCTGTTGAACCGGCCGATTCGGtttccggttctgataacaatgataagaacacaaataaataattaataattaataaaaaaattggtaAAAGAAAATTGCCGAAGGAAAAGTCAGAAGAACAGCAATTCACGATCGTCCACACTCCCGGCTCTGCGTCGTCGATTTCAACAGAGGTTCAAATGCAATCATGACCTCTTACGTGGCTGCGGTGGCCCAAATCAAGCCACCCAGCCCGGGAAAGTGAGAATTgaagcgagagagagagagagtgaggggggggagagagagagagtgaggggGAGGGAGCCAAGGACAAAGATCCATTGGGCGGCGACGGTTCAATTTCGGCCACCACAACAACGCCGTTAGTGATGGGCTGCTGCTCCGGTGCCTCGTCTGCACCATTTGCTTTGAAGAATCTGGCCGACAAAACCATGAGAACTAAAAGATCTGCAATAGCACTAGCGTGGCTTGGTTCAACAGCGAAAAGATGCTCaatttcatacatatatatctcccAGCAAAAAACTGTCATGCAAATGATGTGTGATAAATGATCAAAATATCACAACCTCTCTCACCCGACCATTTTCGATCAgatatatgtacataaataTGAGTGCACAGTATAGTGATATTTAGTTTATGGGGGGATCTCTCTCCTGgctctttctctcttctatGCAAACCACAACCAATAGTGGCTCCATTCCTGCCACGACAGCCATGGTTAGGCCGCGCCAATGGCAGTCTGATAGCGACATCGAGGACGAAGTGCCAGACTGATAGGCATGATTGATGACGGAGTGGCAGGCCGGCAGGCATGGGGTGACAGCGAGGGCTCGGATGAGTTGCCTGTTTTCTCCCATCAGTTAACTAATCGAAGAAAAGATGGAAACTAACCACAAGGGAAAAAACAATTGGAAACTTTTTCggatgattaaaaaaaaaaaaaagaaggaaactATGCATGAGAAAGGCATAATATCTTGTCTTTAATAACCagcaatattttaaaagactcTACGAACACCAAAGTGAGTTAATCCAAGCGGTTCAGGGCTTGTTCCGCTTTAGTAAAATTTCAGGTTCGAGCTCTTATGAATGTAGAAAAATCACGTTAGAAGAACTTTATCCCCTAGTGAGCCGATTCGACTtaattgaattagtcggagTCCAATTAAACTTATAAATAGAAGgattgataaaataaataaataagatataTGGACCGGCGCTTGTTCCGTTTTCCTGGAAAGTGACAGGTACAAGGCAGTTTTTCATTTTGCCAAAGAGGTACTGTTAATTTTGGGCGAAAGAGAAGCGCTAATTTGAAGCAGGGGTATAATgggaattataaaaatatgaaaagacaAATTGAAGGGTAAAATGGGAATTAAGAAATGTGGAGAAACAATAATTGAGCTACACATTTTTAGATTTCAACACTTTTTtctcaacaatacaattattactatttttatatttttcttcaaatttttatcaattacttttatttttatctcatCAAATcgaactaaatcaaattaaatcaaacataaTTTCATTACCAAAAGCTATGTGAAATCCTAGTTGGCTAGATCTTTCGATTTGGGGGCTTGGAGACGTCCCTAACGGCCACCAAATCAACTATAGAGGTCGTCACTTGTAACATGTAAGTGACCTAGATTGAAGAGTGGGTGGCGAGTGGGAATGCCTCCCCCGGCTCTACCAAATTTCAAAGATTCCTATCAGGTTGAACAcaccttttttatttcatttattttttttgtttagtttgttcAGGTTCTGTGTGTGAAAGGCTATCCACAAATGGCGTCCTGTAAACTTTTTGcgtcaaatttttttactgaAAATTGACGGTGTGCTGTGTGATGGAAAATTTCATGCTAtagtgaaaataaaataaatcatgcTATCTCCTGAAAAGGATAACAAAGAACCATATTGTATGGTATAATTTtctcattaaaaattaaaatatgaataaCTTTGTTATGATGACTCCAGCTTGATCAAAGGAAAgcttattcataaaaaaaacttatttttgaAGTGATAGAGTGACTGTGTATAATTGGCctaaaacttaaaaattaggaaaaaaaatagatgtgagaatttattattgaatgagataaaaagaaaaagaaaagtcagTATATATAGTTGTAAAAGTAGTTatggaatttattattaaaatttgattgtAATAATGGTTAGCAAAAACCAGATGTGAGAATTTCTTATTAaacgagagaaaaaaaaatgactatgttgttgaattgaaagaaGAACGGAGTAGAGTAGAATTTATAATCCGAAACCAAATGCTCTCTAAAAGTTTTTAACATGAATTTGAAATTGTGGAAGATTAATAGTGCAAAcgtataattatatattagtattttatatatatattacaacaaattttttataataaatttcatcATTTACTATTACCTATTTTGTCCCTCATGGCTAGAGTGCAATGGAATTGGATTCCAACTCCAAAACCAAACGAATGCAGTGTATCAAATAaagatttatattatatattaaaaaaatagttcTCCCACTGCATAAATTTTTGACacatttatttgtattttagATCCTTagtttttacattaaatactTTATTTGAAAgtgaaaacaataaaaaaaagtataaagaTTTATACACTTAAATGCAAATAGTTGAACAGAATtccattttaaaaaagaattttgtCTAGGGCAAAATCAAAGATATTTTTGTATTATCACTACAAAACACGGATATAACGAAGTTGCCTTTCATAAAATTGGACTACAATATAGAGTCTCATagcaaaaaaatgatattataaaaTGATTTAATTCGGTAAATTGGACTACATTATAGAGTCTCTTAGcaaaaaatcatattataaAATGATTTAATATGAAACTTGCATGTCACAATATagtaaagaagaaaatttaataatccTCTAAGTGTTTAAGAAAAACAATTGATCTACGAAAATAAGGATCTGTTTAATGGAAGTTATCATGATTTAATCGTACATGTTACTAAGaggaaatgaatgaatgtgcACGTAAGTACGTGTGACGCACGGATGAAAATTAGTTTTTCCTaaacaaatttattagttACTTCTTATCCTTTTTATTGTGAATAAAATAGGACCATTTAAGATTTTTCTATGATTGATTTTTAGGAAAAATAGTGAATGCTTTTTTTCCCGTTGAATTctcattttaatttccttataaGGGATATGTAACaggttttcttcttctttttttttttctggttaCAAGGGAAGGTTACGAATCttgtataataaaatgaaaatcctAAATATATAAGGGCATCGATAATCCTACCTGAATATCGAACTTGAAACCTCTTAATTATCAGGCAAGAGCATGCGCCACTGCATTACACCCTCTTTGCACCGggttttcttttcctccaCCCATcttgaagggaaaaaaaatcgttAATTTGTGCAATGGTAAGGTTCGGAGCACATGGAGGATTTGGATTTGTGTGCAATTTGAATCATAATATGGGCCCTATTTAGCTTAGTAGTTAACCTATTTTCTTCTAGCAATAaatttagttttcttttatttccatAAACCTAATCATCTATGCCGatataattcattttctaAATTGAATGTTCATTTGTTTTTCAATTGAAAAAGATATGGACGATTTCATTTTGAATGAGAACCGTGTATATATACTCTATCTATAGCAACATCTGTCCACAAAGGTgggtattatatatatgaatataaaccCTAAATATAATTAACATGGCCCTaatcatcatatatatgtataatgtaTATCTCCGGATCCTCTCAAAACTAACAAGTCAAAGAAATCTCAACCTCAAATCTTGACTCTAATTAATAGAATCTTGTGTTGGATAATGGTCGGATTCTCCAAAATTAGAGAAGccggggcacgagcgagaagaAAATACTAGATAGTTGTCACACATGCAAGCTGCGTTATACAACTTTCACAACCATAAATATTATTCCATGGAGTCGACAAAATCTActtattttatatgttttactTAACGTTTGATTAGAAATTATTTCTACCTTCTTAACGTATGACAATCGTCTAATATTTATAACCCACACACGTGATGTTATCTTTACCGATATCCACTCGTACCTGATCAGAAAagcttttttatcttttaaatttcaatatcaCGGATTGCTCACATCATCTACTAATAAACTCAAAACTCAAAGATCATATATATCTTTAGCCACTAAAAAGAAGGTATccctataatatatatatgtgtgtgtgtgtgtgtgtgtgtgtgtatgtatatgtatttatGCATATCAATCTCTATTCTCGATCTACTCGTTAATTGTTTCTGCTATATACATATCGATAGGGACGGAGAGCCAATCCTGCTGCTTCAGATTACCAGCAAGAGATATTGGTGCAGGGGCGAAGGGAAGGCAATTGGAAAGATGGATGGTTTTGGATCGGGAGAAGAGACTAGGGTGGTGGTTGTGTTCGACTTTGACAAGACGATCCTTGACTGCGACAGCGACAACTGGGTTGTCGATCAGTTCGGCCTCTCCGATACCTTCCGTCAGCTTCTCCTTACTGGCACTCCCTGGAACACCCTCATGGTACGATATCATCATTGTGTTTTTCTTATATTCTCTTCGAACTATGGCACTGGTCATATCTCACCTATTGGTACGCGGAAGTGGAAAACTCAGTTGTTTTTTGGCGTAAGAATAATCTGATAGATGCTACTTTTGAAGCCGACAGATAACTGGATCAATCGGTGACACCCATGACGGAGGTAATATAGCGGCggaaaatttaaaacttcTTTTTCAAGTACCCTAAAGAGTAATATTTTCCCGGATCAATTTCAAACAGGCCAAAAATATCATTGAATAATCTGTATTTCATCATTCAAAGCCTTGACTGGGTCGAGTTTATAGaagtattaaaaatatatatggaacgaaatttatatttatttttcttctggATACTTCAattcaagaaaagaaaaagtatgaatgCACGCATGAAATAAACCACAAGATCCACTTACattaactttatatataaattatcatcgaaatatatatattattttcggaatatcatttataattctttttctcatttttttcagGATCAAATGATGAGTGAAATTCACTCACTTGGTAAATCAATTGGGGACATTGCTGACTGCTTAAGAAAGGCTCTTCTGCATCCCCGCATTGCCTCTGCCATTAGGTCAGCTCATTCTGCTGGGTATGTAATGCAGTCTCGTATGCACTCCATTTTcgaatttcaattaattttaatctCCAAGAGTTGTTTTGGAATATTTCTTCGATAGGTCTTatctattttcaaaatttttcaatcacTTTCCAATGCCCAAACATCAATTTGCAGGTGCGATCTGAGGATACTGAGTGACGCGAATATGTTCTTTATCAAGACAATATTGGAGCATAATGGGCTGATGGACTGCTTCTCCATGATCTACACGAACCCGAGCTTTATCAATGAGAGTGGGAGGCTCCGAATTTTACCCTACCACGATTTCAATAAGTCCATCCATGGCTGCAACACCTGCCCTCCGAACATGTGCAAGGTAATTAATTAGTAAACTTGATGGCAGTATTAATTGCCGATGCGATTTTCAGCCATAAACTAAGTGCTCTTTGAGCATTTAGTCAAGAGTTGGGTAGATGACTTGATGTCGGGCCAAGGCACGATATCataaatcatttatttttttcttgtccAGCTCCGTCAACAGCCAACATTTTTATCTCTCACATCGCAGGGTCTGATAATGGAGAAGCTGATGGCCTCGTCTTCCACCAAGGGTGAAGAATTAGGGAACCGGTTCATCTACGTCGGGGATGGATCCGCCGATTTCTGTGCCGGTTTGGCTCTTAGAGCCAAGGATACTTTGATGCCAAGGAAGGACTTTCCGGTATGGGAGCTCGTTTGCAAGAACCAGA
This genomic window contains:
- the LOC116192490 gene encoding thiamine phosphate phosphatase-like protein, producing the protein MYMYLCISISILDLLVNCFCYIHIDRDGEPILLLQITSKRYWCRGEGKAIGKMDGFGSGEETRVVVVFDFDKTILDCDSDNWVVDQFGLSDTFRQLLLTGTPWNTLMDQMMSEIHSLGKSIGDIADCLRKALLHPRIASAIRSAHSAGCDLRILSDANMFFIKTILEHNGLMDCFSMIYTNPSFINESGRLRILPYHDFNKSIHGCNTCPPNMCKGLIMEKLMASSSTKGEELGNRFIYVGDGSADFCAGLALRAKDTLMPRKDFPVWELVCKNQKLIKAEVHEWSDGEGLEAVLLSSIKRALISYCQHENGNFDEPSAY